In a single window of the Niabella ginsenosidivorans genome:
- a CDS encoding sensor histidine kinase, whose amino-acid sequence MRLINKISIWFLCIILVITPVTIFISHSSIKRKIIEFEIKRLASVNNHMADLMQQKQPVDAFLKNREVAIEPYNGTIPAENPRVKRQLEKIEGMSEKEMALFVTSYHTINGRNYKITSHNYFINPNEFFSSMFVTMLWKMLLISAAVFISARFFSKTLFRPFKKTLEAIRHFNVRQKKKLVLERSSIKEFNELNCFIEKMTTRILEEYATAREFSENASHELQTPLAVLRSKNELLTQTELNSQQAALIEQMQIEINKLSNITRSLVLLARLENHEFAIEEDVKFCKVAKNVINTYEYWADLKNIRVTQNIDAKVYIKTNPNLVDILVANLMRNAIRYNEEGGSIHVELTQDYFRISNTGQPIDIPHKDIFRRFKKGNQKNEGVGLGLAIVKQICEVCNFRVSYAYVEGRHIFCVYFNEKYLSEIAAIPSRPGTQLMVFAGAEA is encoded by the coding sequence ATGAGGCTCATTAATAAAATATCCATCTGGTTTCTTTGCATCATATTAGTGATCACACCCGTTACGATCTTTATTTCCCATTCCAGCATTAAACGTAAGATTATTGAGTTTGAAATAAAGCGGCTGGCCTCTGTAAATAACCATATGGCTGACCTGATGCAGCAGAAGCAACCGGTGGATGCCTTTTTAAAGAACCGGGAAGTTGCAATCGAACCTTATAATGGCACGATTCCGGCTGAAAATCCCCGGGTAAAAAGACAACTGGAAAAGATAGAGGGGATGAGTGAAAAGGAAATGGCCCTGTTTGTAACCAGCTATCATACAATCAACGGCAGGAATTATAAGATAACCTCGCACAATTATTTTATCAATCCCAATGAGTTTTTCAGCAGCATGTTTGTGACCATGCTCTGGAAAATGTTGCTCATTTCAGCAGCGGTGTTTATATCCGCGAGATTTTTTTCCAAAACCCTGTTTCGCCCTTTTAAGAAGACACTGGAAGCGATCCGCCATTTCAATGTACGGCAAAAGAAAAAGCTGGTACTGGAGCGTTCTTCTATAAAAGAGTTCAATGAGCTGAATTGTTTTATAGAAAAAATGACCACCCGCATATTGGAAGAGTATGCCACGGCGCGGGAATTCAGTGAGAATGCTTCCCATGAGCTGCAAACGCCTCTGGCAGTACTGCGCTCAAAAAATGAGTTGCTGACGCAGACCGAACTGAACAGCCAGCAGGCAGCATTGATTGAGCAGATGCAGATCGAGATCAACAAATTGTCCAATATTACCCGCTCGCTTGTATTGCTGGCCCGGCTGGAAAATCATGAATTTGCTATTGAGGAAGATGTAAAGTTCTGCAAGGTGGCAAAGAATGTGATCAATACATATGAATACTGGGCCGACCTGAAGAACATCCGGGTTACGCAAAATATAGATGCGAAGGTGTATATAAAAACCAATCCCAACCTGGTGGATATCCTGGTGGCAAATCTTATGCGCAATGCCATCCGTTATAACGAGGAAGGTGGGTCTATACATGTAGAGCTGACGCAGGATTATTTCCGGATCAGCAATACGGGCCAGCCTATTGATATTCCCCATAAAGACATATTCCGGCGGTTTAAAAAAGGCAATCAGAAGAATGAAGGAGTAGGTCTGGGCCTTGCAATTGTAAAGCAGATCTGTGAAGTATGCAATTTCCGGGTCTCCTATGCCTATGTGGAAGGCCGCCATATTTTTTGTGTGTATTTTAATGAAAAATACCTGTCTGAAATAGCCGCCATACCTTCCAGGCCCGGCACCCAGTTAATGGTGTTCGCCGGCGCGGAAGCCTGA
- a CDS encoding polysaccharide deacetylase family protein — MIHFFCLPGKLSVTAVLGVAILIGNTGCNSSGQKNSKGKGSTTNSSFMARSGPGAPITYQNGKRYIFLTFDDGPQPPGTNNCQSIFHEEGVKATFFLVGFNRNIDAYRRRIADSLNNSYPEFITANHSTTHGFRDNYRLFYSRPDSAVADMLKAQKDLNIKLKIARLPGMNTWASAGQVQGPKSSLTVTRALDSLGYTIIGWDLEWQFTKGSVPKQGAAEMAAQINKRFEQKYTYQPNTFVLLAHDRMFARPQYADSLRKFIAILKQDPRNIFETIDHYPTIQNREK, encoded by the coding sequence ATGATACATTTTTTTTGTTTACCAGGAAAACTATCTGTAACAGCGGTATTGGGTGTAGCTATCCTTATCGGAAATACGGGATGTAACAGTAGCGGGCAGAAGAATAGTAAAGGAAAAGGTTCTACAACGAACTCCAGCTTTATGGCCCGATCCGGACCAGGTGCTCCAATCACTTACCAGAACGGCAAACGGTATATATTCCTTACGTTTGATGATGGCCCTCAGCCTCCGGGAACCAACAATTGCCAAAGTATTTTTCACGAAGAGGGTGTAAAAGCCACATTTTTCCTGGTAGGATTTAATAGGAATATTGACGCCTACCGGAGAAGAATAGCAGATTCATTGAATAACAGCTATCCTGAATTTATTACAGCAAACCATAGCACCACGCATGGCTTCAGGGATAATTACCGGTTATTTTATAGCAGGCCCGACAGCGCGGTTGCAGACATGCTGAAAGCACAAAAAGATCTGAATATAAAATTAAAAATTGCCCGCCTTCCGGGTATGAATACCTGGGCGTCTGCCGGGCAGGTACAGGGACCAAAGTCGTCTTTAACCGTTACCAGGGCACTGGACTCTTTAGGATATACGATTATTGGATGGGATCTTGAATGGCAGTTCACCAAAGGATCGGTTCCCAAACAGGGAGCAGCTGAAATGGCAGCGCAAATCAATAAACGCTTTGAACAGAAGTACACTTACCAGCCCAATACCTTTGTTTTACTGGCACATGACCGCATGTTTGCCAGGCCCCAGTATGCAGATTCACTGCGTAAATTCATTGCTATCCTGAAGCAGGATCCCAGGAATATTTTTGAAACCATTGATCATTACCCTACTATACAGAACCGGGAAAAATAG
- a CDS encoding TolC family protein — protein sequence MRIRSVLLTSVFVFLSAMLTAQTTLTLKEAIRIAAENYPSIKAKSAYVQASKEMVTEAKREQLPNVNLSVQQDYGTINGTNGPLYGFGGLAVASSGPALASQNWNAAFGALYLTNVNWEFFAFGKYREKVRVAQRTQESNTKDYEQELFEHKVKVAAAYLNLIASRQITKSYEKNLSRADSIRVFVIARAKNGLVAGVDSSLANAEYSSARILLTTAKDKEQEQKNILAQLMGTNDNNFEVDTSFIAALPGVYLDTVSTAQQHPLLQYYKSRIAVSDEQAHYLKTQYYPSFSLVGVWQSRGSGFGSDYATDQGSYTGDYWKGINPSRSNYLFGVGVTWNIMQPVRLSKQVNAQRLISKALQEEYNTADVAIKQQLQTAQNKMRNALANYREAPVQIKAASDAYHQKSVMYKNGLATMVDVTQASYTLIRAETDRNIANNNVWQALLLKAAAQGDFNLFEDQLR from the coding sequence ATGCGGATAAGATCTGTTTTACTAACATCTGTTTTTGTTTTTTTATCGGCAATGCTTACTGCTCAAACAACCTTAACATTAAAGGAGGCGATCAGGATCGCGGCTGAAAATTATCCGTCTATAAAGGCCAAGAGTGCCTATGTGCAGGCCTCAAAAGAAATGGTCACGGAAGCAAAAAGAGAACAATTACCAAATGTGAACCTTTCCGTTCAGCAGGATTACGGAACCATTAACGGCACTAATGGTCCCCTGTATGGATTTGGCGGATTGGCAGTAGCATCTTCAGGCCCGGCGCTTGCTTCCCAGAACTGGAATGCAGCCTTTGGCGCTTTATATTTAACGAATGTGAACTGGGAATTCTTTGCTTTTGGAAAATACCGTGAAAAGGTAAGAGTGGCGCAAAGAACACAGGAGAGCAATACAAAGGATTACGAACAGGAATTGTTTGAGCACAAAGTGAAGGTAGCGGCTGCTTATCTTAATCTTATTGCAAGCCGCCAGATAACAAAATCCTACGAAAAGAATTTAAGCAGGGCAGATTCCATCCGCGTATTTGTAATTGCACGTGCAAAAAACGGCCTTGTAGCAGGAGTGGATTCTTCACTGGCAAATGCCGAGTATTCCAGCGCCCGTATTTTATTGACCACGGCGAAGGATAAGGAACAGGAACAAAAGAATATCCTGGCACAGCTGATGGGCACCAATGATAACAATTTTGAAGTGGACACTTCTTTTATAGCAGCGCTGCCGGGTGTTTACCTGGATACAGTGAGTACAGCACAGCAGCACCCGCTGCTGCAATATTATAAAAGCCGGATCGCTGTGAGCGATGAGCAGGCTCATTACCTGAAAACACAGTATTACCCCAGCTTTTCATTGGTAGGCGTATGGCAATCTAGGGGCTCGGGCTTTGGAAGTGATTATGCAACCGACCAGGGTAGCTATACCGGCGACTACTGGAAGGGGATCAATCCCAGCCGCTCCAATTACCTGTTTGGAGTGGGCGTCACCTGGAATATTATGCAGCCGGTACGTTTATCAAAACAGGTAAATGCGCAGCGCCTTATCAGTAAGGCTTTACAGGAAGAGTACAATACAGCAGATGTGGCCATTAAACAGCAACTGCAAACGGCTCAAAACAAGATGCGCAATGCACTGGCCAATTACAGGGAAGCTCCTGTGCAGATCAAAGCAGCATCGGATGCCTATCATCAAAAATCGGTAATGTATAAAAACGGTCTGGCTACAATGGTAGACGTTACACAGGCTTCCTATACGCTGATACGTGCTGAAACCGATAGGAATATTGCCAATAACAATGTATGGCAGGCGCTTTTGCTGAAAGCCGCCGCCCAGGGCGATTTTAATTTATTTGAAGATCAGTTGCGATAG
- a CDS encoding sterol desaturase family protein has product MHLNFIAFAVPLFLLFIGLEYRCSLKKGKNAFHWQESIANLNVGIAERLCDLLTSGSFFFAFSWLYRHYPLFHIRPTITAWILLFLATDLIWYWYHRLGHVVNLFWSAHVVHHQSNDFNYTVSTRITVFQAVIRGLFWSVLPVIGFPPDMITILLLIHGAYPFFTHTQMIGKLGWLEWFLVTPSHHRVHHSSNPEYLDKNYGDVLIIWDKLFGTFQKEEATPVYGLTKPLDSYSFLWQHFHFFLELSFALKREKRLWNKIKLLFSKPEKVDANIRPVLERKFQRKKAAVLPSGGLLKVISVQTGITLLLLFFTLLFSWYLQPIQLLIASLFIFTSVIATGAMLEQKQWVFFLECFRLILAGAFICSTFPNKYVLLCCIYLLMIVLFFYHSLKGWYHTFYMAR; this is encoded by the coding sequence ATGCATTTAAACTTTATAGCTTTTGCTGTTCCTCTTTTTTTGCTTTTTATAGGCCTGGAATACAGGTGCTCTTTAAAAAAGGGTAAGAATGCCTTTCATTGGCAGGAATCAATTGCCAACCTGAACGTAGGTATTGCCGAGCGGTTATGCGATCTGCTGACCTCGGGTTCCTTTTTCTTTGCCTTCTCCTGGCTGTACCGGCATTATCCTCTTTTTCATATCCGTCCAACGATTACTGCCTGGATCCTGCTTTTTCTTGCAACAGATCTGATCTGGTATTGGTACCACCGTTTGGGGCATGTAGTGAACCTTTTCTGGAGCGCACATGTTGTGCATCATCAAAGTAACGACTTCAACTATACCGTTTCTACACGCATTACGGTGTTCCAGGCTGTTATTCGCGGGTTGTTCTGGAGTGTGCTGCCGGTTATCGGTTTTCCACCGGACATGATAACGATCCTTTTGCTTATACATGGGGCCTATCCCTTTTTTACGCATACACAAATGATCGGAAAGCTGGGGTGGCTGGAGTGGTTCCTGGTTACGCCTTCGCACCATCGTGTACATCACAGCAGCAACCCCGAATACCTTGATAAAAATTACGGAGACGTGCTCATCATCTGGGATAAGTTATTTGGTACTTTTCAGAAAGAGGAAGCAACACCGGTTTACGGGCTTACCAAACCTTTAGACAGTTACAGCTTTCTATGGCAACATTTCCACTTCTTTCTGGAATTATCCTTTGCACTAAAAAGAGAAAAAAGATTATGGAATAAAATAAAGCTGTTATTCAGCAAACCGGAAAAGGTGGATGCAAACATCCGGCCGGTACTGGAGCGCAAATTCCAACGCAAAAAAGCAGCAGTCCTGCCATCCGGTGGGCTGTTAAAAGTCATTTCGGTACAAACAGGTATTACGCTTCTTCTGCTTTTTTTTACCCTCCTTTTTTCCTGGTATCTCCAGCCCATCCAGCTCCTCATTGCTTCCCTTTTTATTTTTACAAGCGTGATCGCCACCGGAGCCATGCTGGAACAGAAGCAATGGGTCTTTTTTCTTGAATGTTTTCGTTTGATTTTAGCAGGTGCCTTCATTTGCAGCACATTCCCCAATAAATATGTGCTTTTATGTTGCATTTACCTATTAATGATTGTGCTGTTTTTTTATCACAGTCTTAAAGGCTGGTATCATACATTTTATATGGCCCGCTGA
- a CDS encoding sugar phosphate isomerase/epimerase family protein, with product MKRICLLLLAVLGCSLSVVVAQGKKVGTVPPPDDAEQFKIGMAGYTFAKFGIDTTLATLQREEVHYLCIKDFHLPLNSTDEQIAAFLQKLKTKGVTAYGVGPIYMKSEAEVDKAFAYAKRVGVSLIVGVPNYELLPYVDKKVKEYNIKYAIHLHGPDIAIYPDADDVWNHVKDLDPRIGMCLDIGHDTRAGKDPVADLKKYHTRVFDIHLKDVTAPTRAGASVEVGRGIIDFPAFVKMLRQVGYTGKVSLEYERFMSDPFMGIAESIGYFRAMIVATRGSKGKL from the coding sequence ATGAAACGGATTTGTTTGCTGTTATTAGCAGTATTAGGCTGTAGCCTGTCAGTAGTGGTAGCCCAGGGGAAAAAAGTGGGCACTGTGCCCCCGCCCGATGATGCGGAGCAATTCAAGATCGGGATGGCAGGTTACACTTTTGCAAAGTTTGGTATTGACACCACGCTGGCAACCCTGCAGCGGGAGGAAGTGCATTATTTATGTATAAAAGATTTCCATCTGCCGCTGAACAGCACTGATGAGCAGATTGCTGCTTTCCTTCAGAAGCTGAAAACAAAAGGGGTTACTGCATATGGTGTGGGGCCTATTTATATGAAATCAGAGGCGGAAGTGGATAAAGCTTTTGCCTATGCAAAAAGAGTAGGTGTTTCTTTGATTGTGGGAGTGCCGAATTATGAGCTGCTGCCTTATGTTGATAAAAAAGTGAAGGAGTACAATATAAAATATGCCATTCACCTGCACGGTCCGGATATAGCCATTTACCCGGATGCAGACGATGTATGGAACCATGTAAAAGACCTGGATCCCCGTATTGGCATGTGCCTGGATATTGGCCATGATACCCGTGCGGGCAAGGATCCTGTGGCAGACCTGAAAAAATACCATACCCGTGTTTTTGATATTCACCTTAAAGATGTAACAGCGCCCACCAGGGCAGGCGCTTCCGTGGAAGTAGGGCGGGGTATCATTGATTTTCCAGCCTTTGTAAAAATGCTGCGCCAGGTAGGCTATACCGGTAAGGTTAGCTTGGAATATGAGCGGTTTATGAGCGATCCTTTTATGGGTATTGCAGAGTCGATCGGTTATTTCAGGGCGATGATCGTGGCTACCAGGGGAAGTAAGGGAAAGTTATAA
- a CDS encoding response regulator transcription factor, with protein MKILIIEDNVALSASIKEYLQAEHFICECAFSVEDARQKLSMFTYDFILLDMMLPDGDGLEVLRFIKDEKIASKVLIISARNALDDKINGLEGGADDYITKPFHLPELHARLRAMYRRNNLSGSNIVTANEIELNTDTIEARVNSELLDITPKEFDLLLYFVVNKGRVLSRQAIATHLWGDYTDNLANFDFIYQHIKNLRKKIAAANGNDYIETVYGLGYRFKL; from the coding sequence ATGAAGATTTTAATCATTGAGGATAACGTTGCTTTGTCTGCCAGTATTAAGGAATACCTGCAGGCAGAGCATTTTATATGTGAATGCGCCTTTAGTGTGGAGGATGCCCGCCAGAAACTATCGATGTTTACCTATGACTTTATTTTGCTGGACATGATGCTCCCGGACGGGGATGGTCTTGAGGTGCTGCGGTTTATTAAAGACGAAAAGATAGCAAGTAAAGTGCTGATCATTTCTGCCCGTAATGCGCTGGATGATAAGATCAACGGGTTGGAAGGCGGAGCCGATGACTATATTACCAAACCCTTTCATTTACCGGAGCTGCATGCGCGTTTGCGGGCAATGTACCGCAGGAACAACCTGAGCGGCAGCAATATTGTTACGGCAAATGAAATTGAATTGAATACGGACACTATTGAAGCCCGTGTAAACTCAGAACTGCTGGACATTACTCCTAAAGAATTTGATTTGTTGTTATATTTTGTGGTCAATAAAGGCCGTGTGCTCTCCCGCCAGGCCATTGCCACCCATCTTTGGGGCGATTATACAGATAATCTTGCTAATTTCGACTTCATTTATCAGCATATAAAAAACCTCCGGAAAAAAATTGCCGCGGCTAACGGGAATGATTATATTGAAACGGTGTACGGTTTAGGGTATCGTTTTAAACTGTAA
- a CDS encoding efflux RND transporter permease subunit — MNLIRFALRKPITILVLVAALFFFGIKAVTSIKVDIFPKLDLPVIYLSHPFGGYTAEQMEAYFGKQYINILLYVNGIKSIETKNIQSLTLIKINFYPGTNMAQAAAEVSAVSNRIQAIFPPGSNPPFIIRFDVSTLPVGQLVLSSDKRSNNELLDLANVYVRSSFTSIPGLVGSTPFGGNIRTVVVKANPDLLRAHNMTADQLVAALRINNLSSPAGNVRIGDKNYVTPANTTFKQIKDFENMPLLVNGGTASNLYLRDVATVEDGADISAGYALINGKRSVYIDIAKAADASTWEVVQRLKSTLPKIQSQLPEDVKLTYEFDQSTYVMNSVKSLLSEGVIGAVLTGLMVMLFLGDIRGALIVILTIPTSIITGVLCLSLFGQTINIMTLSGLALAIGILVDESTVTIENIHQHMDMGKPKALAIWDACKEIAFPKLLILFCILAVFAPAFTMGGIPGSLFLPLALAIGFSMIASYFLAQTFVPVMANWIMKVKHHKNKEGKELTEEEEYKAMGLEEGEEDTWSQKEILLKNADSNRDGKVSRFEKFRMRYMRFLDRMMPFRKIIVTVYIAVIGLLAVFFLSIIGRDVLPKVNGKQFQVRMRVPDGTRIEKTELKAIDLLNVVNDVVGKKNVSITSTFVGMHPQLFSTAPIFLWMAGPHEAVLQVALKEDYKVNLDELKDKIRKRAAEVGPDMKLSFEPIELTDKILSQGSPTPIEVRFSGRDKKLNEKYAFLMMEKLKKISYLRDVQLGQSIRYPSLNINIDRIRAAQLGTDVSSISRSLIASTSSSRLTEKNIWVDPKSNLTYNVQVEIPESEMTSQNDIAEIPLTPNNSRPLLGDVASIKPDSTYGEADNLGAVPMLTVTANLNNKDLGAAAKDVQKAIASLGELPRGLSVNLIGLSQTLTDTLDSLQGGLLVAIVVIFLMLAANFQSFKVSLIVLATVPAVLFGSMALLMLCGSTLNLQSYMGMIMSVGVSISNAVLLITNAEQIRRHNGDAIKSAREAAALRMRPILMTALAMVVGMIPMASGLGEAGDQSSPLGRAVIGGLIASTFAALFILPLTFAWGQGKAKTESVSLDPEDKESVHYIPGLHHH; from the coding sequence ATGAATTTAATACGTTTTGCATTAAGAAAACCCATTACGATACTGGTATTGGTAGCGGCGCTTTTTTTCTTTGGTATTAAAGCGGTGACCTCTATTAAGGTGGACATTTTCCCGAAGCTGGATTTACCGGTGATCTACCTGTCACACCCGTTTGGAGGGTATACTGCCGAGCAGATGGAAGCCTATTTTGGGAAGCAATACATCAATATACTCCTGTATGTAAACGGGATAAAAAGTATTGAAACAAAAAATATACAGAGCCTTACACTTATAAAGATCAATTTTTACCCCGGCACTAACATGGCACAGGCCGCAGCAGAGGTAAGTGCGGTTTCCAATCGGATACAGGCGATCTTTCCGCCGGGCTCTAACCCGCCGTTTATCATCCGTTTTGACGTATCTACGCTTCCTGTCGGGCAACTGGTGCTAAGCAGTGATAAAAGAAGCAATAATGAGCTGCTGGACCTGGCAAATGTGTATGTCCGTTCTTCTTTTACTTCTATTCCCGGTCTTGTAGGCTCTACTCCTTTCGGTGGGAATATAAGAACCGTGGTGGTTAAGGCCAACCCGGATCTGCTGAGGGCGCATAATATGACCGCCGACCAACTGGTAGCGGCACTGCGGATCAATAACCTTTCATCTCCCGCGGGAAATGTGCGGATCGGCGATAAAAACTACGTGACGCCTGCCAATACCACTTTTAAGCAGATAAAGGACTTTGAAAATATGCCGTTACTTGTCAATGGAGGCACCGCTTCCAACCTTTACCTGAGAGATGTGGCAACGGTAGAAGACGGTGCCGATATCTCGGCCGGTTATGCGCTGATCAATGGCAAACGCTCTGTGTACATTGATATTGCAAAGGCAGCGGATGCTTCTACATGGGAAGTGGTACAGCGCCTGAAGAGTACTCTGCCAAAGATCCAGTCGCAGTTGCCGGAAGATGTAAAGCTGACTTATGAATTCGACCAGTCGACCTATGTAATGAACTCTGTAAAAAGCCTGCTGAGTGAAGGTGTGATCGGGGCAGTGCTTACAGGGTTAATGGTAATGCTGTTCCTGGGTGATATCCGCGGCGCGCTGATTGTGATCTTAACGATCCCTACCTCTATCATTACCGGTGTATTGTGCTTAAGCTTATTTGGCCAGACCATTAATATTATGACGCTGAGCGGTCTTGCACTGGCCATTGGCATCCTGGTAGATGAAAGTACGGTGACCATTGAGAACATCCACCAGCATATGGATATGGGCAAGCCAAAAGCTTTGGCCATCTGGGATGCCTGTAAGGAAATTGCATTTCCCAAGCTACTGATCCTGTTTTGTATACTGGCTGTGTTTGCCCCCGCATTTACAATGGGCGGCATACCCGGCTCTCTGTTCCTGCCGCTGGCCCTGGCAATCGGCTTTAGCATGATCGCTTCTTACTTCCTGGCGCAGACCTTTGTTCCGGTAATGGCCAACTGGATCATGAAAGTGAAGCACCATAAAAACAAAGAAGGAAAAGAGTTAACCGAGGAAGAAGAGTATAAGGCGATGGGACTTGAGGAAGGTGAGGAGGATACCTGGTCGCAAAAAGAAATATTACTAAAAAATGCAGACAGTAACAGGGATGGCAAGGTGAGCCGCTTTGAAAAATTCAGGATGCGCTATATGCGTTTCCTGGATCGGATGATGCCTTTCCGTAAGATAATAGTAACAGTATATATTGCTGTGATCGGTTTGCTGGCGGTATTCTTTTTAAGCATTATTGGCAGGGATGTATTACCAAAGGTAAACGGAAAGCAGTTTCAGGTAAGAATGCGGGTGCCGGATGGAACGCGTATTGAAAAAACGGAATTAAAGGCGATCGACCTTTTAAATGTGGTGAATGATGTAGTGGGAAAAAAGAATGTGTCCATTACCTCCACTTTTGTGGGCATGCACCCTCAGTTGTTCTCTACGGCACCTATCTTCCTCTGGATGGCGGGGCCGCATGAGGCAGTGTTGCAGGTGGCCCTTAAAGAGGATTACAAGGTAAACCTGGACGAACTAAAAGATAAGATCAGAAAACGGGCGGCTGAAGTGGGGCCGGACATGAAGTTATCATTTGAGCCCATTGAGCTTACTGATAAAATACTGAGCCAGGGCTCACCAACGCCTATTGAAGTGCGTTTTTCCGGCAGGGACAAAAAGCTGAATGAAAAATATGCATTCCTGATGATGGAAAAGCTCAAAAAGATCTCTTATCTGCGGGATGTGCAGTTGGGTCAGTCCATCCGCTATCCTTCGCTGAATATTAATATTGACCGGATCCGCGCAGCACAGCTGGGAACGGATGTAAGCTCTATTTCCCGTTCACTGATCGCATCTACGTCCTCATCCCGTTTAACGGAAAAGAATATATGGGTAGATCCCAAATCCAATCTTACCTATAACGTTCAGGTGGAAATTCCAGAAAGTGAAATGACCAGTCAGAACGATATTGCTGAAATTCCGCTGACACCCAATAATTCCAGGCCATTGCTGGGAGATGTAGCCTCTATAAAGCCCGACTCCACTTATGGAGAGGCCGATAACCTGGGTGCAGTACCTATGTTGACGGTGACCGCGAACTTAAACAATAAAGACCTTGGAGCTGCTGCAAAAGATGTTCAGAAAGCCATTGCTTCTCTGGGAGAACTGCCCAGGGGACTGAGTGTGAATCTCATCGGTTTAAGCCAGACGTTGACCGATACGCTGGATAGCTTACAGGGCGGGCTGCTGGTGGCCATCGTAGTGATCTTTTTAATGCTGGCAGCCAATTTCCAGTCCTTTAAGGTTTCCCTAATCGTGCTGGCAACGGTACCTGCCGTATTGTTTGGTTCTATGGCATTATTAATGTTATGTGGCTCAACACTCAACCTGCAATCGTATATGGGGATGATCATGTCTGTGGGTGTTTCTATTTCAAATGCGGTACTTTTGATCACCAATGCGGAGCAGATCCGGAGGCATAACGGGGATGCCATTAAGTCTGCAAGGGAAGCGGCTGCATTACGGATGCGCCCTATCTTAATGACTGCCCTGGCAATGGTAGTAGGCATGATACCAATGGCATCCGGACTGGGAGAAGCCGGGGATCAGTCTTCGCCTTTAGGCCGCGCGGTAATCGGTGGACTGATTGCCTCTACATTTGCGGCATTATTCATACTGCCACTGACATTTGCATGGGGACAGGGTAAAGCAAAAACAGAAAGCGTATCGCTGGATCCGGAAGATAAAGAGAGTGTTCATTATATACCGGGTCTTCACCATCACTAA